Proteins encoded in a region of the Flavobacteriales bacterium genome:
- the yidC gene encoding membrane protein insertase YidC has translation MDKNSLTGVILIVLIVVGYNAMFPPVVETETPKEENNTTVVLEAKEKVIEQNSTTLSLDTVLVNEAYERSFGVFAPSASGSEEAIIIENEKLSLSISPKGGRIISAILKEYQTSDSLPLNLIDKDSSAFNITFFSEGNRIINTEDLYFQASNQSDQSVSMRLMASNGGYLEYVYNLSNDDFMMDFQINTVGLEDIIPSNRNELELNWTINLPHTEKSMENERMYSTVYYKYLNDDVDYLSETKDDEETLDGRAQWIGLKHQFFSTVFINNAGFEKPTSVSAVTNEGSQRFVRELSLETTLPYKHESRESIPLQIYFGPNHYETLSAYNMELERMIPLGWGIFRWVNKYAVIPIFNWLDNSITNYGIIILIMTIIIKMVLAPFTLKAYKSQAKMKVLKPEIDKINEKHKDKDPMKAQQETMALYKKTGVNPLGGCIPMLLQMPILFALFRFFPASIELRQKSFLWADDLSSYDSVLSLPFEIPFYGDHVSLFTLLMTVSTILYTRMNSQMSGPQMAQMKWMMYLMPIMFLGFFNNYAAGLSYYYFLANMVTFGQQFVMRKYFIDEAAILTQMENNKKKPVKKSKFQKRLEDMAKKQQEAASKRK, from the coding sequence ATGGACAAAAATTCCTTAACAGGTGTTATCCTAATCGTTCTAATTGTAGTTGGCTACAATGCTATGTTTCCTCCAGTTGTAGAAACAGAAACACCAAAAGAAGAAAATAATACGACAGTAGTTCTTGAAGCAAAAGAGAAAGTTATTGAACAAAATTCCACTACACTTTCTTTGGATACTGTATTGGTAAATGAAGCATATGAAAGAAGCTTTGGCGTATTTGCCCCTTCTGCTTCGGGCTCTGAAGAGGCTATAATTATTGAAAATGAGAAGTTATCATTAAGCATTTCTCCAAAAGGTGGACGAATAATTTCAGCAATCCTAAAAGAGTATCAAACTTCCGATTCCTTACCACTAAACCTTATTGACAAGGATTCATCTGCATTCAACATTACATTTTTCTCTGAAGGAAATAGAATCATTAATACTGAGGACCTTTATTTTCAAGCTAGTAATCAATCTGACCAATCGGTTTCAATGCGATTAATGGCATCCAATGGTGGCTATCTCGAATACGTCTATAATTTGAGCAATGACGATTTCATGATGGACTTCCAAATCAATACGGTTGGCTTGGAAGATATTATTCCTTCAAACAGAAATGAACTCGAACTAAACTGGACCATCAACCTTCCACATACTGAAAAGAGTATGGAAAACGAAAGGATGTATTCAACGGTTTATTACAAGTACCTCAACGATGATGTTGACTACTTATCTGAAACAAAAGACGATGAAGAAACTTTAGACGGTAGAGCGCAATGGATTGGTCTAAAGCACCAGTTTTTCAGCACTGTATTTATAAATAATGCGGGTTTTGAAAAACCCACTTCAGTAAGTGCTGTTACCAACGAAGGCTCTCAAAGGTTTGTTAGAGAACTATCCTTAGAAACTACTCTACCATACAAGCATGAATCTAGAGAAAGTATTCCCTTGCAAATTTATTTTGGACCTAACCACTACGAAACACTTTCGGCCTATAATATGGAGCTTGAGCGAATGATTCCTCTTGGATGGGGAATATTTAGATGGGTAAACAAATACGCTGTTATTCCTATTTTCAACTGGTTAGATAACAGTATTACAAACTACGGTATCATTATTCTAATAATGACCATAATAATTAAAATGGTGCTTGCACCATTTACTCTCAAAGCCTACAAATCACAGGCTAAGATGAAAGTCTTAAAACCTGAGATTGATAAAATTAATGAGAAGCACAAGGACAAAGATCCTATGAAGGCTCAACAGGAAACTATGGCTTTGTACAAAAAGACAGGGGTAAACCCATTAGGTGGATGTATTCCAATGTTATTGCAAATGCCGATCCTCTTTGCCTTATTTAGGTTCTTCCCTGCTAGTATAGAATTACGTCAAAAATCATTCTTATGGGCAGATGACTTATCGAGTTATGATTCTGTATTAAGCCTACCGTTTGAAATACCGTTTTACGGTGATCACGTGAGTTTATTCACCTTATTGATGACCGTTTCAACCATTCTCTATACTCGAATGAATAGCCAGATGAGTGGCCCTCAAATGGCACAAATGAAATGGATGATGTACTTGATGCCAATCATGTTCTTAGGCTTCTTCAATAACTATGCTGCCGGATTAAGCTACTATTACTTCCTAGCTAATATGGTGACATTCGGACAACAATTTGTAATGAGAAAATACTTCATTGACGAAGCGGCTATTCTTACACAAATGGAAAACAATAAGAAGAAACCTGTTAAGAAGTCAAAATTTCAGAAGCGTTTGGAAGATATGGCGAAGAAGCAACAAGAAGCTGCTTCAAAAAGAAAGTAA
- a CDS encoding menaquinone biosynthesis protein, producing MKVCSVSYLNSIPFVFGLENSQLEIEISTAIPSDCASQLLNMEVDVALVPVAIIPQLDYSKIISPFCISSDGAVQTVCLFSECPLEEIETIYLDYHSKTSNALVQILCQKFWNIKPKFIDGKDSFEENIEGRTAGVIIGDRANAYRGSFDYIYDLSEEWKKHTSLPFVFACWVSNTPLDVKKELAFCKALEYGIDNLDVAIESKSHLFDTTIDKRKYLKEIINYHLTDDKRKSMQLFFELMP from the coding sequence TTGAAAGTTTGTTCGGTATCATATCTTAATAGTATTCCATTTGTTTTTGGCTTGGAAAATAGTCAGTTAGAAATAGAAATTTCTACTGCCATCCCTTCGGATTGTGCATCTCAGCTATTGAATATGGAAGTGGATGTAGCTCTAGTGCCAGTGGCAATAATTCCACAATTAGACTATTCAAAAATTATTAGTCCATTTTGTATTTCTTCTGATGGTGCTGTGCAGACGGTATGTTTGTTTAGTGAGTGTCCTTTGGAAGAAATTGAGACTATTTATTTGGATTACCATTCTAAAACCTCAAATGCTTTAGTACAAATACTGTGTCAAAAATTTTGGAATATCAAGCCTAAATTCATTGATGGTAAAGACTCTTTTGAAGAAAACATAGAAGGTCGAACAGCAGGAGTTATTATTGGGGATAGAGCCAATGCATATAGGGGCTCTTTCGATTATATTTATGACCTTTCTGAAGAGTGGAAAAAGCACACCTCTTTACCATTTGTATTTGCCTGTTGGGTGAGCAATACTCCATTAGATGTGAAAAAAGAATTGGCTTTTTGCAAAGCCTTAGAATATGGAATTGATAATTTAGATGTGGCTATTGAAAGTAAAAGCCATTTGTTTGATACTACTATTGATAAAAGAAAATATCTGAAAGAGATAATAAACTACCATCTTACTGATGATAAAAGAAAGTCGATGCAGTTATTTTTTGAGCTAATGCCCTAA
- a CDS encoding DUF456 domain-containing protein has translation MASLIIIICVVLLALGLLGCFVPVIPGPPLAYAALLILSIFTDYKFEDSVLVQWAGIVIAVTVADFWLQVYGVKKFGGTKKAINGTMIGLFVGLFAPIPFGFIIGPFAGAFIGAYLDEKEDMMRVLKIASGALIGFIGGLVLKLVVCGYLIYEFCLIITPYFESLFGIIS, from the coding sequence ATGGCTTCATTAATCATTATTATTTGTGTTGTTCTTTTAGCATTAGGATTATTGGGTTGTTTTGTGCCGGTTATTCCTGGACCCCCCTTGGCTTATGCGGCATTGCTAATCCTTTCAATATTCACGGACTATAAATTTGAAGATTCGGTATTAGTTCAATGGGCAGGAATAGTCATTGCCGTAACTGTAGCTGACTTTTGGCTTCAAGTCTATGGAGTTAAAAAATTTGGAGGCACTAAAAAAGCCATCAATGGTACCATGATTGGTCTGTTTGTAGGTCTGTTTGCTCCGATACCATTTGGGTTTATAATTGGTCCATTTGCAGGAGCTTTTATCGGTGCTTATTTGGATGAGAAAGAAGATATGATGAGAGTCTTGAAGATAGCTTCAGGAGCTTTAATAGGTTTTATAGGCGGTTTAGTGCTTAAGCTTGTCGTTTGTGGATACCTCATATATGAATTTTGTTTAATCATAACTCCCTACTTTGAAAGTTTGTTCGGTATCATATCTTAA